The Primulina tabacum isolate GXHZ01 chromosome 7, ASM2559414v2, whole genome shotgun sequence genome includes a window with the following:
- the LOC142552188 gene encoding uncharacterized protein LOC142552188 isoform X3: protein MSKDKRSMATPARSSKRGYQGTSQFSHICISDIRCLWCLEVGHDFHHCPNEDVKVVDSTFNFDAKPVDDSNVEVDTPIVSHASTECCVVEGELLDDVQVVSFAQLSTNVICIDESICYELREKENGMAEKESDKKDKMVIDEKKELCEKEAQQTKKEIICMAQKSEDERFFILNKPLHVHLCKVGLFYFIEIAGSIPSIVKLYLQDCGKRMKCIDLPSYQERQDLRTNLFKEREYDMNLASHYAFQEPIPIVRLKMLNVALHPTNESLETRLEGFGLHHNQVDDELEACDLARCGKFEPPDRGYTDVYTGSVSLTFEDEKYRAYTEPLPDLYTGSVSFTFGREYFFLFRVLIIIA from the coding sequence ATGAGTAAAGACAAGAGAAGCATGGCGACACCAGCGAGGAGTTCAAAACGTGGATATCAAGGTACATCGCAATTCTCACATATTTGTATTTCTGATATTCGATGTTTGTGGTGTCTAGAGGTAGGACATGATTTTCATCATTGTCCAAATGAGGATGTGAAGGTAGTGGATTCAACTTTCAACTTTGACGCCAAACCTGTGGATGATTCGAATGTTGAGGTTGATACTCCAATTGTGTCTCATGCGAGTACTGAGTGTTGTGTTGTGGAGGGTGAGTTGTTAGATGATGTGCAAGTTGTTTCTTTTGCTCAACTATCTACGAATGTTATATGTATTGATGAATCAATTTGttatgagttgagagaaaaagaaaatgggATGGCCGAAAAAGAGAGTGACAAAAAAGACAAGATGGTCATCGATGAAAAAAAAGAGTTGTGTGAAAAAGAGGCCcaacaaacaaaaaaagaaattatatgtatggcccaaaagagtgaggatgagcgattctttattttgaataaaccacttcatgtacatctgtgcaaggttggtttattttattttattgaaatagccggttcgatcccgagcattgttaaactctacttgcaggattgtggaaaaagaatgaaatgtattgatcttcctagctatcaagaaagacaagatttgaggacaaatctttttaaagaaagggagtatgatatgaatctagccagccactatgcgttccaagaaccaatcccgaTAGTAcgcttgaagatgttgaatgttgctcttcatccaaccaatgaaagcttggaaacaaggctcgaagggttcgggttgcatcacaatCAAGTAGATGATGAATTGGAAGCTTGCGATTTAGCGCGTTGCGGGAAGTTTGAGCCGCCAgaccgaggctacacggacgtgtacacggggtccgtgtcccttacATTTGAGGACGAGAAATACCGTGCCTACACGGAACCCCTTCCGgacctctacacggggtccgtgtcctttacgTTTGGGCGagaatattttttcctttttagagttttaattattattgcGTGA